In Bdellovibrionales bacterium, the following proteins share a genomic window:
- a CDS encoding sigma-54-dependent Fis family transcriptional regulator, whose product MSGIDSSSFLPPSDNQVLPGVKTPNKIIEDKRIVYKSEVMRHLIRMVERVAPSNATVLVLGESGTGKELIAHALHEKSLRKNKPFVAINCGALRETLLESELFGHEKGAFTGAYTRKIGLAEVANGGTLFLDEIGELSPGIQAKLLRFLQEGEIYRVGGKEPIRVDIRLVSATNKELDKEVMRGNFREDLFYRINTIMLHSPPLRRRKEDIPFLVEYFLAKSPHGYLNRGRQMSEDAIKILMRYDWPGNIRELQNVCERLQILAEGHIIMPGDLPENVRNPDHKIIIDDYDPTMTLHELEKRYILKALNYFDGNKTQAANALGITIKTLYNKLHEYGEFDRYAVHTKPMIPTPKF is encoded by the coding sequence ATGTCAGGAATTGATAGTTCGTCATTTCTTCCTCCCAGCGATAACCAGGTTTTACCCGGCGTTAAAACTCCAAATAAAATTATAGAAGACAAGCGAATCGTTTACAAATCAGAAGTCATGCGCCATCTCATTCGCATGGTGGAGAGGGTGGCTCCATCTAATGCGACAGTTCTTGTCCTCGGAGAAAGTGGCACGGGCAAGGAGCTGATTGCTCACGCTCTCCACGAAAAAAGTCTTCGTAAAAATAAACCCTTTGTTGCAATTAACTGTGGAGCCTTACGTGAAACTCTTTTAGAGAGTGAGCTTTTTGGCCATGAAAAGGGCGCGTTTACGGGAGCCTACACGCGAAAAATTGGACTCGCCGAAGTGGCCAATGGTGGAACACTTTTTTTGGATGAAATAGGTGAGTTGAGTCCGGGGATTCAGGCCAAGCTTTTGCGCTTCCTTCAAGAAGGTGAGATTTATCGAGTGGGTGGTAAGGAACCAATTCGAGTGGACATTCGTTTGGTGAGTGCCACCAACAAGGAATTGGATAAGGAAGTCATGCGTGGAAATTTTCGCGAGGACCTCTTTTATCGTATCAACACGATCATGTTACATTCTCCACCTTTGCGCCGAAGGAAAGAGGATATTCCATTTTTGGTGGAGTATTTTCTTGCGAAAAGTCCTCACGGATATCTCAATCGTGGTCGTCAGATGAGCGAAGATGCCATTAAAATTTTGATGCGCTACGATTGGCCGGGTAATATTCGTGAGCTTCAGAACGTGTGCGAGAGATTGCAGATTTTGGCGGAAGGTCATATCATTATGCCGGGCGATCTTCCGGAAAATGTCCGCAATCCAGACCATAAAATTATCATTGATGACTACGATCCAACAATGACTCTCCATGAATTGGAAAAGCGGTATATTTTGAAGGCTCTTAACTATTTTGATGGAAATAAGACTCAGGCAGCGAACGCTTTGGGGATTACCATCAAGACTCTCTACAATAAGTTGCATGAATATGGTGAATTTGATCGGTATGCTGTTCATACAAAGCCGATGATACCCACGCCAAAATTCTAG
- a CDS encoding flagellin FliC, with amino-acid sequence MGFRVSTNIAAINAQRNLLNSQMHINDSMNKLASGSRINKAADDAAGLAISENIKAQVRSARQANRNANDGISMVQTAEGGLNEIGNIIVRLRELGIQAASDTVGDTERSFIDKEVQQLKSEVQRIASVTTWGTTKLLDGTTPTFDYQVGLYNDDFEDRISFSSEENVATLDALGLAGLDYNTKAGAQESLGLLDSSQTSVNGMRANLGALQNRLLSTVQNLLVAEENMSAANSRIRDTDVAEASSEMTRNGILLQAATATLAQANQVNSTALKLIG; translated from the coding sequence ATGGGATTTCGTGTTTCAACAAATATTGCGGCGATCAACGCCCAAAGGAATTTACTGAATAGTCAAATGCACATTAACGACAGCATGAACAAACTGGCTTCGGGGAGCCGAATCAATAAAGCAGCGGACGATGCCGCTGGTTTGGCCATTTCCGAAAACATAAAGGCTCAGGTAAGGTCGGCCCGCCAAGCAAATCGCAACGCAAATGATGGTATTTCAATGGTCCAAACGGCTGAGGGAGGCCTCAATGAGATTGGAAACATCATTGTTCGCCTTCGGGAATTGGGGATCCAAGCGGCATCCGACACGGTAGGGGACACTGAAAGGTCCTTCATTGACAAGGAAGTTCAGCAGCTCAAAAGTGAGGTTCAAAGGATCGCTTCGGTGACCACATGGGGTACGACCAAGCTTTTAGATGGTACAACGCCCACTTTTGACTACCAAGTTGGACTTTACAATGACGATTTTGAAGATCGCATTTCCTTCAGCTCTGAAGAAAATGTGGCCACTCTCGATGCGCTTGGCCTTGCTGGTTTGGACTACAACACCAAAGCAGGAGCTCAAGAATCCCTTGGACTTCTCGATAGTTCTCAAACTAGCGTGAACGGAATGCGCGCAAACCTTGGCGCTCTGCAAAATCGATTGCTATCAACGGTCCAAAATCTCCTTGTAGCTGAGGAAAACATGTCGGCTGCCAACAGTCGCATCAGAGATACAGATGTTGCTGAAGCCTCATCGGAGATGACCAGAAACGGCATCCTTCTTCAAGCTGCGACAGCGACCCTCGCTCAAGCAAACCAAGTCAATTCCACCGCTCTGAAATTGATTGGTTAA